The Miscanthus floridulus cultivar M001 chromosome 7, ASM1932011v1, whole genome shotgun sequence genome includes a region encoding these proteins:
- the LOC136462828 gene encoding uncharacterized protein: MATAVGTTADASYTLVGPPEARQRHAAAWATGAEAAPTGEEFLDLMDACFNKPTAPAPVAAAVPGGKALTENCSPTFVSSGDPCLDFFFHVVPGTRAASVESLLGTAWAADPATALRLVANLRGVRGSGKSDREGFYAAALWLHARHPRTLALNAAPVADFGYLKDLPELLHRIVHGGVSTRTPGKKARLAAEGGGFVGGRGRGRGCFGGRGRGRGRGFFGSRPPRTRAERATRVGSTEERVAASLEHDRGLAAAATVVRRTRRAEAAARAVEMYSNEPTYRFLHDRTADLFAGLIAEDMRKLADGKVREFSLAAKWCPSLDSSYDRSTLLCEAVARRLFPKGSAPELATDLADEHYAYRARERLRRVALVPLRRALKLPEVFISARAWESVAYTRVASVAMKNYKELFLKHDANRFNAYLADVKYGKKRIAAGALLPHEIISSLGDAGGVADLQWQRMVDDMRALGKLSNCVAVCDVSGSMFGLPMDVCVALGLLVSELSDDPWRGRVITFSERPELHKIAGETLYEKTSFVRTMDWGMNTNFQAVFDKILEVAVSARLAPERMVRRVFVFSDMEFDQASANPWETDYEAIVRKFTEAGYGAAVPEVVFWNLRDSKAVPVEAGQKGVALVSGFSKNLLKMFLDGDGIVSPRAVMEKAIAGPEYDKLAVFD; encoded by the coding sequence ATGGCGACCGCCGTGGGCACCACCGCCGACGCCTCCTACACCCTCGTGGGTCCACCGGAGGCCCGCCAGCGCCACGCCGCGGCCTGGGCCACGGGTGCCGAGGCGGCACCGACGGGGGAGGAGTTCCTGGACCTGATGGACGCCTGCTTCAACAAGCCCACCGCGCCggcgccggtggcggcggcggtgccgggCGGAAAGGCGCTCACGGAGAACTGCTCCCCGACTTTCGTGTCCTCGGGCGACCCCTGCCTCGACTTCTTCTTCCACGTGGTGCCCGGCACGCGGGCCGCTTCCGTGGAGTCGCTCCTGGGCACCGCCTGGGCGGCCGACCCGGCCACTGCGCTCCGCCTCGTCGCCAACCTCCGCGGCGTGCGCGGGAGCGGCAAGTCCGACCGCGAGGGCTTCTACGCCGCCGCGCTCTGGCTCCACGCGCGCCACCCGCGCACGCTGGCGCTCAACGCCGCCCCCGTCGCCGACTTCGGCTACCTCAAGGACCTCCCCGAGCTGCTCCACCGCATCGTGCACGGCGGGGTGTCCACCAGGACCCCCGGCAAGAAGGCGCGCCTCGCCGCCGAGGGAGGAGGATTCGTCGGCGGCCGGGGCCGGGGACGCGGGTGCTTCGgcggccggggccggggccggggccgcgGCTTCTTCGGCAGCCGTCCGCCCCGCACCCGCGCGGAACGGGCCACGCGCGTCGGCTCAACGGAGGAGCGCGTCGCGGCCAGCCTCGAGCACGACCGGGGACTCGCGGCCGCGGCCACGGTGGTGCGCCGGACCAGGAGAGCGGAGGCCGCTGCGAGGGCGGTCGAGATGTACAGCAACGAACCCACCTACCGCTTCCTGCACGACCGCACGGCCGACCTCTTCGCGGGGCTCATCGCGGAGGACATGCGCAAGCTCGCCGACGGCAAGGTCCGGGAGTTCTCGCTCGCCGCCAAGTGGTGCCCGTCGCTGGACTCTTCCTACGACCGCTCCACGCTGCTCTGCGAGGCCGTTGCGCGGCGCCTCTTCCCCAAGGGCTCCGcgcccgagctcgccacggaCCTCGCGGACGAGCACTACGCGTACCGTGCGCGTGAGAGGCTCCGCAGGGTGGCGCTCGTGCCGCTCCGCCGCGCGCTCAAGCTCCCCGAGGTCTTCATCTCGGCGCGCGCGTGGGAGTCGGTCGCGTACACGCGCGTCGCCTCCGTGGCCATGAAGAACTACAAGGAGCTCTTCCTCAAGCACGACGCCAACCGCTTCAACGCCTACCTCGCTGACGTCAAGTACGGCAAGAAGCGGATCGCCGCGGGCGCGCTGCTCCCGCACGAGATCATCTCCTCCCTCGGCGACGCCGGCGGCGTGGCCGACCTGCAGTGGCAGCGCATGGTCGACGACATGCGCGCGCTCGGCAAGCTCAGCAACTGCGTCGCGGTGTGCGACGTGTCCGGCAGCATGTTCGGCCTGCCCATGGACGTGTGCGTGGCCCTGGGCCTCCTCGTGTCCGAGCTCAGCGACGACCCCTGGCGCGGCCGCGTCATCACCTTCAGCGAGCGGCCCGAGCTCCACAAGATCGCCGGCGAGACCCTCTACGAGAAGACAAGCTTCGTTCGAACCATGGACTGGGGCATGAACACCAACTTCCAGGCGGTGTTCGACAAGATCCTCGAGGTGGCCGTGAGCGCCAGGCTGGCGCCGGAGCGAATGGTGCGGCGCGTGTTCGTGTTCAGCGACATGGAGTTCGACCAGGCGTCGGCGAATCCGTGGGAGACGGACTACGAGGCGATCGTGCGCAAGTTCACGGAGGCTGGGTACGGCGCGGCCGTGCCGGAGGTGGTGTTCTGGAACCTGAGGGACTCCAAGGCCGTGCCGGTGGAGGCCGGGCAGAAGGGGGTGGCGCTCGTCAGCGGCTTCTCCAAGAACCTGCTCAAGATGTTCCTTGACGGCGACGGCATCGTCAGCCCCAGGGCTGTAATGGAGAAGGCCATCGCCGGGCCGGAGTACGACAAGCTGGCCGTCTTCgactga